A genomic region of Lagopus muta isolate bLagMut1 chromosome 19, bLagMut1 primary, whole genome shotgun sequence contains the following coding sequences:
- the FPGS gene encoding folylpolyglutamate synthase, mitochondrial isoform X1: protein MVARGLRALRGALRGAAGSGGRRLSTRPARVPAADYQDAIRTLNTLQTNASYLEQVKRERGDPRAQLEAMRGFLERSGLQVEDLDRLNIIHVTGTKGKGSACAFTERILRGYGLRTGFYSSPHLVQVRERIRINGQPLSKELFSKYFWLVYRRLWDTKDEAQANMPAYFRFLTIMAFHVFLQEKVDLAVVEVGIGGAFDCTNIIRTPVVCGVSSLGIDHTSILGDTVEKIAWQKGGIFKPGVPAFTVQQPEQPLEVLRDRARECGCPLYLCPELDAFEAGTRVLELGLAGSHQRSNAALALQLSRTWLQRRGYEAGTDVLQDVLPGAELSAQRSVPLAPTFCPSDAMIQGLRDTEWLGRTQVLPHGPVTWYIDGAHTTSSIQACVRWFRQAALNEDKPQDGSEVRVLLFNATGDRDTAALLKLLLPCHFDYAVFCPNFTEVSVATSADQQNFNVTLENALTRCVENQKTWTRLMEEKGGPWLPAPLEVGGLLQPDPLREALLLVPPAERPLNSTSLVFPCISHALQWIAQGRDPHLPIPASKVGAHPHPVATSGAVLLQEAATIRVLVTGSLHLVGGVLKLLDPMLSQ from the exons ATGGTGGCGCGGGGGCTGCGCGCGCTGCGCGGGGCgctgcggggagcggcggggagcggcgggaggCGGCTCAGCACGCGGCCTGCCCGCGTCCCTGCGGCGGACTATCAG GATGCCATCCGCACGTTGAACACGCTGCAGACAAATGCCAGTTACCTGGAGCAGGTGAAGCGGGAACGCGGAGACCCCCGGGCCCAGCTGGAGGCCATGCGGGGCTTTTTGGAGAGGAGCGGGCTGCAG GTCGAGGACCTGGATCGCCTGAACATCATCCACGTCACGGGGACGAAGGGCAAG GGCTCAGCCTGTGCCTTCACCGAGCGCATCCTGCGTGGCTATGGGCTGCGGACTGGCTTCTACAG CTCCCCCCACTTGGTGCAGGTGCGCGAGCGGATCCGTATCAATGGGCAGCCGCTGAGCAAGGAGCTGTTCAGCAAGTACTTCTGGCTGGTGTACCGCCGGCTGTGGGACACTAAG GACGAGGCGCAGGCCAACATGCCGGCGTATTTCCGCTTCCTCACCATCATGGCCTTCCATGTCTTCCTGCAGGAGAAG GTGGACCTGGCGGTGGTGGAGGTGGGCATCGGTGGTGCCTTCGACTGCACCAACATCATCAG GACACCAGTGGTGTGCGGCGTCTCCTCGTTGGGCATCGACCACACCAGCATCCTGGGGGACACTGTGGAGAAAATCGCTTGGCAGAAAGGTGGCATTTTTAAG CCTGGTGTGCCAGCGTTCACAGTGCAGCAGCCCGAGCAACCGCTGGAAGTGCTCCGGGACCGAGCGCGGGAGTGTGGG TGCCCGCTGTACCTCTGCCCTGAACTGGATGCCTTTGAGGCGGGGACGCgggtgctggagctggggctggcGGGGAGCCACCAGCGCTCCAATGCtgctctggctctgcagctctcacGGACGTGGCTGCAGCGGCGCGGTTATGAGG CAGGTACCGATGTGCTGCAGGACGTGCTGCCCGGAGCAGAGCTGTCGGCACAGCGCTCGGTGCCACTGGCACCCACGTTTTGCCCCAGTGATGCCATGATCCAAG GACTGCGGGACACAGAGTGGCTGGGCCGTACCCAGGTGCTGCCGCACGGCCCTGTGACGTGGTACATCGATGGGGCtcacaccaccagcagcatCCAAGCCTGCGTACGCTGGTTTCGCCAGGCAGCCCTCAATGAGGACAAACCCCAGGA TGGCTCTGAGGTGCGGGTGCTGCTCTTCAATGCTACGGGGGACCGGGACACAGCTGCACTACTGAAGCTACTGCTG ccctgccactTTGACTACGCCGTTTTCTGCCCCAACTTCACAGAGGTGTCAGTGGCTACTAGTGCAG ACCAACAAAACTTCAACGTGACACTGGAGAATGCCCTCACACGCTGTGTGGAGAACCAGAAGACGTGGACGCGGCTGATGGAGGAGAAGGGGGGCCCCTGGCTGCCAGCCCCCCTGGAGGTGGGGGGGCTGCTGCAACCGGACCCCCTGCGTGAAGCCCTGCTCCTGGTGCCCCCGGCCGAGCGGCCGCTCAATTCCACCTCCCTCGTCTTCCCCTGCATCTCCCACGCGCTGCAGTGGATCGCGCAGGGCCGGGATCCCCACCTGCCCATCCCTGCCTCCAAGGTGGGGGCTCACCCGCACCCTGTGGCCACCAGCGGGGCCGTTCTGCTGCAGGAGGCGGCCACCATCCGCGTCCTTGTCACTGGCAGCTTGCACCTGGTTGGGGGGGTCCTCAAGCTGCTGGACCCCATGCTGTCCCAGTAG
- the FPGS gene encoding folylpolyglutamate synthase, mitochondrial isoform X2, whose product MVARGLRALRGALRGAAGSGGRRLSTRPARVPAADYQDAIRTLNTLQTNASYLEQVKRERGDPRAQLEAMRGFLERSGLQVEDLDRLNIIHVTGTKGKGSACAFTERILRGYGLRTGFYSSPHLVQVRERIRINGQPLSKELFSKYFWLVYRRLWDTKDEAQANMPAYFRFLTIMAFHVFLQEKVDLAVVEVGIGGAFDCTNIIRTPVVCGVSSLGIDHTSILGDTVEKIAWQKGGIFKPGVPAFTVQQPEQPLEVLRDRARECGCPLYLCPELDAFEAGTRVLELGLAGSHQRSNAALALQLSRTWLQRRGYEGTDVLQDVLPGAELSAQRSVPLAPTFCPSDAMIQGLRDTEWLGRTQVLPHGPVTWYIDGAHTTSSIQACVRWFRQAALNEDKPQDGSEVRVLLFNATGDRDTAALLKLLLPCHFDYAVFCPNFTEVSVATSADQQNFNVTLENALTRCVENQKTWTRLMEEKGGPWLPAPLEVGGLLQPDPLREALLLVPPAERPLNSTSLVFPCISHALQWIAQGRDPHLPIPASKVGAHPHPVATSGAVLLQEAATIRVLVTGSLHLVGGVLKLLDPMLSQ is encoded by the exons ATGGTGGCGCGGGGGCTGCGCGCGCTGCGCGGGGCgctgcggggagcggcggggagcggcgggaggCGGCTCAGCACGCGGCCTGCCCGCGTCCCTGCGGCGGACTATCAG GATGCCATCCGCACGTTGAACACGCTGCAGACAAATGCCAGTTACCTGGAGCAGGTGAAGCGGGAACGCGGAGACCCCCGGGCCCAGCTGGAGGCCATGCGGGGCTTTTTGGAGAGGAGCGGGCTGCAG GTCGAGGACCTGGATCGCCTGAACATCATCCACGTCACGGGGACGAAGGGCAAG GGCTCAGCCTGTGCCTTCACCGAGCGCATCCTGCGTGGCTATGGGCTGCGGACTGGCTTCTACAG CTCCCCCCACTTGGTGCAGGTGCGCGAGCGGATCCGTATCAATGGGCAGCCGCTGAGCAAGGAGCTGTTCAGCAAGTACTTCTGGCTGGTGTACCGCCGGCTGTGGGACACTAAG GACGAGGCGCAGGCCAACATGCCGGCGTATTTCCGCTTCCTCACCATCATGGCCTTCCATGTCTTCCTGCAGGAGAAG GTGGACCTGGCGGTGGTGGAGGTGGGCATCGGTGGTGCCTTCGACTGCACCAACATCATCAG GACACCAGTGGTGTGCGGCGTCTCCTCGTTGGGCATCGACCACACCAGCATCCTGGGGGACACTGTGGAGAAAATCGCTTGGCAGAAAGGTGGCATTTTTAAG CCTGGTGTGCCAGCGTTCACAGTGCAGCAGCCCGAGCAACCGCTGGAAGTGCTCCGGGACCGAGCGCGGGAGTGTGGG TGCCCGCTGTACCTCTGCCCTGAACTGGATGCCTTTGAGGCGGGGACGCgggtgctggagctggggctggcGGGGAGCCACCAGCGCTCCAATGCtgctctggctctgcagctctcacGGACGTGGCTGCAGCGGCGCGGTTATGAGG GTACCGATGTGCTGCAGGACGTGCTGCCCGGAGCAGAGCTGTCGGCACAGCGCTCGGTGCCACTGGCACCCACGTTTTGCCCCAGTGATGCCATGATCCAAG GACTGCGGGACACAGAGTGGCTGGGCCGTACCCAGGTGCTGCCGCACGGCCCTGTGACGTGGTACATCGATGGGGCtcacaccaccagcagcatCCAAGCCTGCGTACGCTGGTTTCGCCAGGCAGCCCTCAATGAGGACAAACCCCAGGA TGGCTCTGAGGTGCGGGTGCTGCTCTTCAATGCTACGGGGGACCGGGACACAGCTGCACTACTGAAGCTACTGCTG ccctgccactTTGACTACGCCGTTTTCTGCCCCAACTTCACAGAGGTGTCAGTGGCTACTAGTGCAG ACCAACAAAACTTCAACGTGACACTGGAGAATGCCCTCACACGCTGTGTGGAGAACCAGAAGACGTGGACGCGGCTGATGGAGGAGAAGGGGGGCCCCTGGCTGCCAGCCCCCCTGGAGGTGGGGGGGCTGCTGCAACCGGACCCCCTGCGTGAAGCCCTGCTCCTGGTGCCCCCGGCCGAGCGGCCGCTCAATTCCACCTCCCTCGTCTTCCCCTGCATCTCCCACGCGCTGCAGTGGATCGCGCAGGGCCGGGATCCCCACCTGCCCATCCCTGCCTCCAAGGTGGGGGCTCACCCGCACCCTGTGGCCACCAGCGGGGCCGTTCTGCTGCAGGAGGCGGCCACCATCCGCGTCCTTGTCACTGGCAGCTTGCACCTGGTTGGGGGGGTCCTCAAGCTGCTGGACCCCATGCTGTCCCAGTAG
- the FPGS gene encoding folylpolyglutamate synthase, mitochondrial isoform X3 — MIKDTYKDAIRTLNTLQTNASYLEQVKRERGDPRAQLEAMRGFLERSGLQVEDLDRLNIIHVTGTKGKGSACAFTERILRGYGLRTGFYSSPHLVQVRERIRINGQPLSKELFSKYFWLVYRRLWDTKDEAQANMPAYFRFLTIMAFHVFLQEKVDLAVVEVGIGGAFDCTNIIRTPVVCGVSSLGIDHTSILGDTVEKIAWQKGGIFKPGVPAFTVQQPEQPLEVLRDRARECGCPLYLCPELDAFEAGTRVLELGLAGSHQRSNAALALQLSRTWLQRRGYEAGTDVLQDVLPGAELSAQRSVPLAPTFCPSDAMIQGLRDTEWLGRTQVLPHGPVTWYIDGAHTTSSIQACVRWFRQAALNEDKPQDGSEVRVLLFNATGDRDTAALLKLLLPCHFDYAVFCPNFTEVSVATSADQQNFNVTLENALTRCVENQKTWTRLMEEKGGPWLPAPLEVGGLLQPDPLREALLLVPPAERPLNSTSLVFPCISHALQWIAQGRDPHLPIPASKVGAHPHPVATSGAVLLQEAATIRVLVTGSLHLVGGVLKLLDPMLSQ; from the exons ATGATAAAGGACACCTATAAG GATGCCATCCGCACGTTGAACACGCTGCAGACAAATGCCAGTTACCTGGAGCAGGTGAAGCGGGAACGCGGAGACCCCCGGGCCCAGCTGGAGGCCATGCGGGGCTTTTTGGAGAGGAGCGGGCTGCAG GTCGAGGACCTGGATCGCCTGAACATCATCCACGTCACGGGGACGAAGGGCAAG GGCTCAGCCTGTGCCTTCACCGAGCGCATCCTGCGTGGCTATGGGCTGCGGACTGGCTTCTACAG CTCCCCCCACTTGGTGCAGGTGCGCGAGCGGATCCGTATCAATGGGCAGCCGCTGAGCAAGGAGCTGTTCAGCAAGTACTTCTGGCTGGTGTACCGCCGGCTGTGGGACACTAAG GACGAGGCGCAGGCCAACATGCCGGCGTATTTCCGCTTCCTCACCATCATGGCCTTCCATGTCTTCCTGCAGGAGAAG GTGGACCTGGCGGTGGTGGAGGTGGGCATCGGTGGTGCCTTCGACTGCACCAACATCATCAG GACACCAGTGGTGTGCGGCGTCTCCTCGTTGGGCATCGACCACACCAGCATCCTGGGGGACACTGTGGAGAAAATCGCTTGGCAGAAAGGTGGCATTTTTAAG CCTGGTGTGCCAGCGTTCACAGTGCAGCAGCCCGAGCAACCGCTGGAAGTGCTCCGGGACCGAGCGCGGGAGTGTGGG TGCCCGCTGTACCTCTGCCCTGAACTGGATGCCTTTGAGGCGGGGACGCgggtgctggagctggggctggcGGGGAGCCACCAGCGCTCCAATGCtgctctggctctgcagctctcacGGACGTGGCTGCAGCGGCGCGGTTATGAGG CAGGTACCGATGTGCTGCAGGACGTGCTGCCCGGAGCAGAGCTGTCGGCACAGCGCTCGGTGCCACTGGCACCCACGTTTTGCCCCAGTGATGCCATGATCCAAG GACTGCGGGACACAGAGTGGCTGGGCCGTACCCAGGTGCTGCCGCACGGCCCTGTGACGTGGTACATCGATGGGGCtcacaccaccagcagcatCCAAGCCTGCGTACGCTGGTTTCGCCAGGCAGCCCTCAATGAGGACAAACCCCAGGA TGGCTCTGAGGTGCGGGTGCTGCTCTTCAATGCTACGGGGGACCGGGACACAGCTGCACTACTGAAGCTACTGCTG ccctgccactTTGACTACGCCGTTTTCTGCCCCAACTTCACAGAGGTGTCAGTGGCTACTAGTGCAG ACCAACAAAACTTCAACGTGACACTGGAGAATGCCCTCACACGCTGTGTGGAGAACCAGAAGACGTGGACGCGGCTGATGGAGGAGAAGGGGGGCCCCTGGCTGCCAGCCCCCCTGGAGGTGGGGGGGCTGCTGCAACCGGACCCCCTGCGTGAAGCCCTGCTCCTGGTGCCCCCGGCCGAGCGGCCGCTCAATTCCACCTCCCTCGTCTTCCCCTGCATCTCCCACGCGCTGCAGTGGATCGCGCAGGGCCGGGATCCCCACCTGCCCATCCCTGCCTCCAAGGTGGGGGCTCACCCGCACCCTGTGGCCACCAGCGGGGCCGTTCTGCTGCAGGAGGCGGCCACCATCCGCGTCCTTGTCACTGGCAGCTTGCACCTGGTTGGGGGGGTCCTCAAGCTGCTGGACCCCATGCTGTCCCAGTAG
- the CDK9 gene encoding cyclin-dependent kinase 9, protein MAKQYDMVECPFCDEVSKYEKLAKIGQGTFGEVFKAKHRQTGKKVALKKVLMENEKEGFPITALREIKILQLLKHENVVNLIEICRTKASPYNRCKGSIYLVFDFCEHDLAGLLSNTHVKFTLSEIKKVMQMLLNGLYYIHRNKILHRDMKAANVLITRDGVLKLADFGLARAFSLAKNSQPNRYTNRVVTLWYRPPELLLGERDYGPPIDLWGGGCIMAEMWTRSPIMQGNTEQHQLTLISQLCGSITPEVWPNVDKYELYQKLELPKGQKRKVKDRLKAYVKDPYALDLIDKLLVLDPAQRIDSDDALNHDFFWSDPMPSDLKNMLSTHNQSMFEYLAPPRRRGGHMPQQPANQGRNPAATNQTEFDRVF, encoded by the exons ATGGCCAAGCAGTACGACATGGTGGAGTGCCCGTTCTGCGATGAGGTCTCCAAGTACGAGAAGCTCGCCAAAATCGGGCAGGGAACCTTCGG GGAAGTGTTCAAAGCCAAGCACCGACAGACGGGCAAAAAGGTGGCGCTGAAGAAGGTGTTGATGGAAAATGAGAAGGAGGGG TTCCCCATCACAGCTCTGCGAGAGATTAAAATCCTCCAGCTGCTCAAGCATGAGAATGTGGTGAACCTCATAGAAATCTGTAGGACCAAAG CCTCTCCATACAACCGCTGCAAGGGGAGTATCTACCTGGTGTTTGACTTCTGTGAGCATGACCTGGCTGGCCTTCTCAGCAACACCCACGTCAAGTTCACGCTCTCAGAGATCAAGAAAGTGATGCAGATGCTATTGAATGGACTTTATTACATCCACAGGAACAAG ATCTTGCATCGAGACATGAAAGCTGCCAACGTTCTGATCACGCGGGATGGAGTCCTGAAGCTTGCAGACTTTGGGCTGGCTCGAGCTTTCAGCCTGGCTAAGAACAGCCAGCCAAATCGCTACACCAACCGTGTTGTGACCCTGTGGTATCGGccaccagagctgctgctaG GGGAGCGGGACTACGGGCCCCCCATTGACCTCTGGGGTGGAGGCTGCATCATGGCAGAGATGTGGACCCGCAGCCCCATCATGCAGGGGAACACGGAGCAGCACCAGCTCACCCTCATTAGCCAGCTCTGCGGATCCATCACGCCAGAG GTCTGGCCGAATGTGGATAAGTATGAGCTGTACCAGAAGCTGGAGCTCCCCAAGGGCCAGAAGCGCAAGGTGAAGGATCGCCTGAAGGCCTACGTCAAGGACCCCTATGCACTCGACCTCATCGAcaagctgctggtgctggaCCCGGCCCAACGCATCGACAGCGATGATGCGCTGAACCACGACTTCTTCTGGTCAGACCCCATGCCCTCGGACCTCAAAAACATGCTGTCCACCCACAACCAGTCCATGTTCGAGTACCTGGCCCCGCCGCGCAGGAGGGGTGGGCACATgccccagcagccagcaaaCCAGGGCAGGAATCCTGCGGCTACCAACCAGACTGAGTTTGACAGGGTGTTTTGA